The following are encoded in a window of uncultured Ilyobacter sp. genomic DNA:
- the rpmH gene encoding 50S ribosomal protein L34 yields MSRRTFQPNNHKRKKNHGFRARMKTKTGRQVLKRRRARGRAELSA; encoded by the coding sequence ATGAGCAGAAGAACTTTCCAACCTAATAATCACAAAAGGAAAAAAAATCACGGATTTAGAGCCAGAATGAAAACTAAAACTGGAAGACAAGTCTTAAAAAGAAGAAGAGCAAGAGGAAGAGCAGAATTATCAGCATAA
- the rnpA gene encoding ribonuclease P protein component, whose translation MNKLIKNEQFQHIYKTGIKAFGYYSLVYIKTNKENNYNQVGFVVSKKTGNAVCRNRLKRLFREYYRLNEEKIKKSYDIVFIAKRTAGVKVKTLKYNQMEKDLNLIFKKLNMFI comes from the coding sequence ATGAACAAGCTAATAAAAAATGAACAATTCCAGCATATATATAAAACAGGAATTAAAGCATTTGGATACTACTCCTTAGTGTACATAAAGACCAATAAAGAAAATAATTATAACCAAGTTGGTTTTGTTGTAAGTAAAAAAACTGGTAATGCTGTATGTAGAAATAGACTGAAAAGACTTTTTAGAGAGTATTATCGGTTAAATGAAGAAAAAATAAAAAAAAGTTATGATATAGTTTTCATAGCTAAAAGAACAGCCGGAGTAAAAGTAAAAACTCTAAAATATAATCAGATGGAAAAAGATCTGAATCTTATTTTTAAAAAGTTGAATATGTTCATATGA
- the mnmE gene encoding tRNA uridine-5-carboxymethylaminomethyl(34) synthesis GTPase MnmE: MFDTIAAISTPRGEGGIGIVRMSGDDSVKILSKVFKPKSGKTPEELISHTINYGHIYDGEILLDEVMVSFLRGPKTYTTENIVEINCHGGYLITEKILELLLKKGARIAEQGEFTRRAFLNGRLDLTQAEAVMDIIHGKTDKSISLSLNQLRGDLKIQIGILKKMILDVAAHVNVVLDYPEEGIDDPLPDNLMDNLIEVLETSDTLIASYDKGKMIKEGVKTAIVGKPNVGKSSLLNTILKEERAIVTHIAGTTRDIIEEVINLKGIPLILVDTAGIRTTDDVIENIGVKKSKELIDKADLILFVVDGSRELEEEDIKVHDQLKADKVIGILNKIDMERKLDLTPLKKVGKWIEISATENLGISDMEDEIYKYIVSGQVEDSSQKLIITNVRHKSALEKTKQAVENILETINMGLPMDLMAVDLKEALDSLSEVTGEISTEDLLDHVFSNFCVGK; encoded by the coding sequence ATGTTTGATACAATCGCTGCCATTTCTACTCCTAGAGGCGAGGGTGGAATAGGAATAGTAAGGATGTCCGGAGATGATTCTGTAAAGATCTTATCAAAGGTATTCAAACCAAAGTCAGGAAAAACTCCAGAAGAACTTATAAGCCACACCATAAATTATGGTCATATCTATGATGGTGAGATTCTTTTAGACGAAGTAATGGTATCTTTTCTTAGAGGTCCTAAAACTTATACCACAGAGAATATCGTAGAGATCAACTGTCATGGCGGATATCTTATTACAGAAAAAATACTGGAGCTTCTCTTAAAAAAAGGGGCCAGGATAGCAGAGCAGGGTGAGTTTACCAGAAGAGCCTTTTTAAACGGAAGACTAGATCTCACACAGGCAGAAGCGGTCATGGATATAATTCACGGAAAGACAGACAAGAGTATATCTCTTTCTCTCAATCAGCTGAGAGGGGATTTAAAAATTCAGATAGGCATACTTAAAAAGATGATACTTGATGTGGCAGCTCATGTCAATGTGGTGCTAGATTATCCAGAAGAAGGTATAGATGACCCTTTACCTGATAATCTAATGGACAATCTGATAGAGGTTCTAGAAACTTCAGATACTCTGATAGCCTCTTATGATAAAGGGAAAATGATAAAAGAGGGTGTGAAAACCGCCATAGTTGGAAAACCAAATGTGGGTAAATCAAGTCTTTTAAATACCATATTAAAAGAGGAAAGAGCAATAGTAACGCATATAGCAGGGACAACTAGGGATATAATAGAAGAAGTTATAAACCTGAAAGGGATCCCTCTTATATTGGTAGATACAGCTGGAATAAGGACTACTGATGACGTTATTGAGAATATAGGGGTAAAAAAATCAAAGGAACTTATAGATAAAGCCGATCTTATACTCTTTGTAGTCGACGGATCGAGAGAACTAGAAGAGGAAGATATAAAAGTCCACGACCAGCTTAAGGCAGATAAAGTGATAGGTATCTTAAATAAGATAGATATGGAAAGAAAACTTGATCTGACTCCTTTAAAGAAGGTCGGAAAATGGATAGAAATATCAGCAACAGAGAATCTTGGAATTTCTGATATGGAGGATGAAATCTATAAATACATAGTTTCAGGCCAGGTTGAGGATAGTTCTCAAAAACTTATAATCACAAATGTAAGGCATAAATCTGCTTTGGAAAAAACTAAACAGGCAGTGGAAAATATACTAGAAACAATAAATATGGGATTGCCTATGGATCTAATGGCAGTTGACCTCAAAGAAGCACTTGATTCACTATCTGAGGTTACCGGAGAGATATCTACAGAGGATCTTCTTGACCATGTATTCAGCAATTTTTGTGTAGGAAAATAA
- the yidD gene encoding membrane protein insertion efficiency factor YidD, producing MKRILLTLIKIYQKFISKLLGKNCRFYPTCSSYTYHAIEEHGCFVGIFLGIRRILKCHPFHPGGYDPVPPSRKKPKNKGD from the coding sequence ATGAAAAGAATATTATTAACTTTAATTAAAATTTATCAAAAATTTATATCCAAATTATTGGGCAAGAACTGTAGGTTTTATCCTACCTGTTCTTCTTACACATATCACGCGATAGAGGAGCATGGGTGTTTTGTAGGGATATTTTTGGGAATAAGAAGGATCTTAAAATGTCACCCCTTTCATCCTGGCGGGTATGACCCTGTGCCTCCTAGTAGAAAAAAGCCAAAAAACAAGGGGGATTAA
- the jag gene encoding RNA-binding cell elongation regulator Jag/EloR yields the protein MSSVVEIKAMTKEEAIQRALKICEAKIEQVVKVEEKIKSKSFLGFFKKEGLFEIEIKKEKETESEVIKKAQEILDYMGLNLQMEILKSSDHFVLLNLYGEDNGIIIGKKGKTLNSFEYLLNSLVKNMKVEVDVEGFKEKRANTLRDLARKMSEKALKSDKAIRLNPMPPRERKIIHEIVNKYEDLDTYSEGRDPKRYIVIKKKRQG from the coding sequence ATGAGTAGCGTTGTTGAGATAAAAGCAATGACAAAGGAAGAAGCTATTCAGAGAGCATTAAAAATCTGCGAAGCTAAAATAGAGCAGGTTGTAAAAGTTGAGGAAAAAATTAAATCAAAATCCTTTCTTGGTTTTTTTAAAAAAGAGGGGCTCTTTGAAATAGAGATAAAAAAAGAAAAAGAAACAGAGTCTGAAGTAATAAAAAAAGCTCAGGAGATACTAGATTATATGGGGCTTAATCTTCAAATGGAAATACTGAAATCAAGTGACCATTTTGTACTTCTAAATCTATACGGTGAAGATAACGGCATTATAATTGGAAAAAAAGGTAAGACTTTAAACAGTTTCGAATACCTTCTAAACAGCCTCGTTAAAAATATGAAGGTTGAAGTTGATGTAGAAGGATTCAAAGAGAAAAGGGCAAATACTTTGAGGGATCTTGCTAGAAAAATGTCCGAAAAAGCTTTGAAATCGGATAAAGCAATAAGACTGAATCCGATGCCGCCAAGAGAAAGAAAAATAATTCATGAAATTGTAAATAAATATGAGGATCTAGACACTTACAGCGAGGGTAGAGATCCAAAGAGATATATTGTTATAAAAAAGAAGAGGCAAGGATAA
- a CDS encoding YidC/Oxa1 family membrane protein insertase, producing MNFITVPLEQIILYLYKIIGNFGISIIGITVLIKLLLLPLTLKQDKSMRAMKKIQPEIDKIKEKYKNDKQLLNEKTMELYQKYKVNPAAGCLPMLVQLPILWALFAVLRKAPIDGGIVPIESTFLWLTLVKPDPYYILPVLNGLVAFAQQKIMGSDSNPHMKNMMYMFPIMMVFISYKMPAGLQIYWLTSSAAGILQQYYVIKRGDEA from the coding sequence ATGAACTTTATTACCGTACCGTTAGAACAAATTATTCTGTATTTGTATAAAATCATAGGAAATTTCGGTATATCTATTATAGGAATAACTGTTCTAATAAAATTACTACTTTTGCCACTGACACTAAAGCAGGACAAATCCATGAGGGCTATGAAGAAAATCCAGCCTGAAATTGATAAAATAAAAGAAAAATATAAAAATGATAAACAACTGTTAAATGAAAAAACAATGGAATTATATCAAAAATACAAGGTAAACCCTGCTGCAGGATGTCTACCTATGTTAGTTCAGCTACCTATATTGTGGGCACTTTTTGCAGTTCTAAGAAAAGCACCTATTGATGGTGGAATAGTTCCAATTGAGTCTACTTTTTTATGGTTAACTCTTGTTAAACCAGACCCATATTACATACTACCTGTTCTAAACGGACTAGTTGCATTTGCACAGCAAAAAATAATGGGATCAGACTCTAATCCACATATGAAAAATATGATGTACATGTTCCCTATTATGATGGTTTTTATATCTTATAAAATGCCAGCAGGTCTTCAGATTTATTGGTTAACCTCTAGTGCTGCTGGAATTCTTCAGCAATATTATGTAATAAAAAGAGGAGATGAAGCATAA